The sequence CCTATATCATAATTTTCATCTAGCTCAGTAATAATTGTTGCGTCCAGTAAGTTATCTACATCTGTACCTCCTAAGAAAATATCAGATATGGTTGCAGTTGGAGCATTATCTCTCACTGCAACTAGCAGTGGAACTCCAGCTCCAAGTGTAATTCCTGATACTCCGGTTCTATATCTAGCTCCAGAACCACCAACAACATGGGTAATAACTTCACCTGCAAATGCACCTGTTACCGATCCGAGTACTAAACCTCCAAAGTTGTCATTTGCACTTGGCGTATCAAATCCGAAAGGAGCTTGTCCTCCAGAAGCATCTGTTATTTGATCATCAGGCTGAAAAACAATGTAATAACTTGGTGTATTTGCCCCACCATTAGCGCCTCTTAAAGACTCGGTATTTGTATCATCAAAATCTAAAGCTGGATTAAAATTGATAACATTTGTTTGTAATTCAGGACCGTTGGCTACTGCCGTAGCTCCATTGCTATTTCCACTCTGATCCGTCCAAACTGTTACTGGGTTTGTGCCTGTCGTTCCTGCATCGGCTTTTAACCATAGTTCTAGATCAGGAGCTCCTCCAGGAGTGGAAGGCACTGTAGCTACAGTCATTACCTCATCGTCATTTAAAACTACATTCTCGAATGTAGCTGTAGATCCATCCCAGGTATTTGCAGAAATTGTACGTAAAAATCCATTGCTGAAATCGCCATCGTCATCTATGATCAGAGCAACATTATCCGAAACTGCAGGGGTACTGGTGGTCCCGCTTAAATCAAACGAAAAATCTACGGGATCAGGAGAATTGGTTGTGGCTACTCTCCATTCTCGCTGTATACGATTTGTTATCCCTGTACTAATCTCTGTGGTATTGAATGTTGTCCCACCATCGTTATTACCCCAAACCAAAAACTGTCGATCAATAGCAAATCCTTCCGCTCGACTTCCGGTAAGAATGGCATCTGTGTTGATACTTTTTGATCTTAGCTGACTTAGTCCAGATCCATCATCTCTTCCAATACCGGCTATATCATTATCAAAGGCTGCATAACTGGCCGTTTCCGTAACAACCGGATAAATTGGATCAGCTACTGAATTCAGATAGTCTTGATCGGTCGTTTGATCTATGGTAATGCCATATTTAATTCCTAAATAGGAGGATACTTTTTGTCTTTCTGTATCTGTGAGGATTCTACTAAAGTAAATAACCTCTCCAATCTGCCCTCGAAGTTCTCTTGTATTATCGAAAGCAGGTGTAGTAAAGTCATCTAGGTCTTGTCCTATCACAAAGGTCCCTGCTACATCAAGCGTTCCGGCTACTAAAGCTGCGTTTGTTCCCGATCCATTGTTTAAATAAATGTTTGCATCTACGTTATCATAATCTGTCGCTATAATTCGGGTCTCATCATTTCTTAAATCCCCTGTACGATCTATTGAATTATCTAGTACACGCTTCCTAATTCCGTCAGAACCACCATCATTTGTAATGCCCAAATCTAGTTCATCATCCTGACTGTCATTGGGAAGATAGGAGTAAATAGTCTGATCATTTGGACTAGCAGCAGGGAAATTCACAACGGAAAATGAGGTTATCTCTCCTGTACTTAAATTATTGAAAGCAGTAAAAGCCAAATAGTCATCGTTATCAGCTCCTTCATTAAAAGAAATAGAAGAGTTGAAATTAAAATTAGGATTGGAACTTGTTTCAGTATCTGTAAAAGATCCCGCAATATAGTCTGGTGTAGTACCGGTAATACCGGTAACAGCCGTTGTAGTAGCTGTAAAATTACTTGCGCTAAAATCGTTCCAAGCACTTACTTGATTACTGCCATTATATGTGACATTTTGCTCAGGATTGAACCATATAATCGCATTATCAACACCTCCTGGTGCTGCTGGAGCGGTGGCAATCAAAGGGCAATCCAGGCTTGCAACTGGCGGTGTAGTAAGTAACGTAACAGCTCCATCTCCTCCTGTTGAGGTATCATCCGGTGTACCTTGCGTAGCACCCAGAGCACCTCCAGTTACATCAATTGTAGGGGTAGCTGTGAACTCACCTCCTCTACGGACCAACATCACGTTTCCTCCGCTTCCACCTCCACCTCCTCCATCGGGAGATGCAAAAACCTGAACACCAGTAAGACCGGCACCATCACCTCCTGTAGAGTTTATGGTTAAGTCAGAAATATCTTCAGAACTGGTAATAACAATTACTGTTCCTCCTGCTCCTCCGCCTCCCGCGGAACCATCGTCATCAGCCACTTGGTTTGCTGCGGCAAAGGTATTCCCATCATCGCCATTCGCATTGATTACTCCAGTCGCTCCTGTACTCTCAAGTACACCTGCCCGTATAAGCACTGAACCAGCACCAGGTCTACCACTATTTACATCTTCAGGAAACCCATCGTTCAACACATCAGTCTGACCACCGGACCCTCCGCCTCCACCAAGAATGAGTCGATTTCCATTTTCTAGATCAATAACGGCACCTCCACCAGAGCTTATGGTACCTTCGTTGGCGCCATTTCCACCACCACTACCATTACTTCCACCACCACCACCATTGTTGAGTAAGCCTCCACCACCGGCGTTACCTGCTGCACCTTGTCCTCTATCTGCAGTCCAAACAATATTAATATTATTAAATACATTGCCATTAAAGTCAATATCACAATCTATATTTTCAGTTCCTCCCGGATACCCTTGAGCTAATCCAGTATTACCAGCTATCGTCGTAAAATCATCGTTATACCCAAAAACTTGGGTAGGAGAACCTGCAATACCTTCACCTCGGAATCCATTATCTGGGTCAGAATTATCTCCTCCTGATAAGTCCAGGTGTCCCCCTCTAAAGCCGGCAAAATCTGCATCTATTGTTCCATTTAAGTTCATTGTACCCAAAGCATCTATGCTAATAATGCCTCCAGTCTCTCCATTCCAAGGAACCGTTGTGATTTCTCCTCCTGTGTCAACCGTCAAATCATTGTAATTACCTACTTTGATTACCTGAAAAGATCTTTTTCCTATTGTAGCAATAGGAGTTGTGTTTGCTATGTATGAATTAGTTAAAGGATCTTCGATTGTAAGTGTACCTCCCCCAGCTCCGATAGCATTTGTTGCCATCACAAATTCATATTGACCGGCGATGTAATTTCCGTTATCTACAAACCCTTCGTGATCCAACCCCCCAGGGCCATCCCCATAATCAGAAGTGGTGTAGTCGTCTGCTCCTGCTACGAAGGTTACCGTAATATCTGAAATAGTAGGGTCTATTTCAGCCCCTTGCATTTGAATGATCATTAAAAGATCTCCACTTGCTATCGTACCTGCATTGTCTATAAAAGCTCCTGGAATTGTTCTTTTTGCCCCAATGGTAATACTAGTACTTCCAGCCACAGCATTAGCACTTCCTGAATAATAGGCATTTACAACGACTGTTTGGCCACTTGTGACAGTTAGATCCGTAGCGGAGGCTACACAGTTACAATCTTGACCTTTTGTTTCAAAAAAAGTAACTGCAGTCAACAAAGACAGTAAAAAAAGATTTCTCTTCAAACTATTGCTTCTCATCCTCTAAGATTTAAAATGACGGTTAATGATTCAAAGATAATATATTGTCATTTGATAATGTATGTAATAATCAACCCATTAGTCGAAATGTCGTGGAAAATTCAGTTTAAAAATCATAGTAAAAAGGGCATTAATGGAGTCTTATTATTCAAAATATTCCTAGAACATTCCTCTTTAATGATCGAATTTATCAGCTTAAAAAATGGATTTTTGTTGATTTTTATAGCGCTTCAACTTTGAGTTCTAGTCTTTAAAATATGACCTAATACCTCGAAAATGATCATAAAATCATATTCCAAATTTCGGTTTATCGTAAAATAATGCTTGAAGACTGCTGAGAGGACTCGTTCATCGAAATTACCTCAGAGGACCAAATGGCTTAGATAATTTTGTAATTGAGATTATTGTATCGGTATGCAATCTGTTAGTGAATTTGATTACGTACTTATATAAATAGTTAACCAGTCAACTGAAATTACTTAAAGCCCATGATCAAGATCGTAAAGTCATTCTTTGCATTTTTAATAGCGTTCATTTTTGCTTCAGTCTACCTATATGCTCAAGACAATTGTGCTGCCCGAGCAGATTTTGACTGGGATGATCATACTGGCACGCCTACTGGCAATACGTACACGGACAAAACAGTGGATTTTGCCTATTCAGTTTCCGGATCTGGCGGAATCACTTTTAATGACGTAGGTGCATTCGCAGAACTTCCTACAGCTTTTGGAGTATTCAACACCGTTTGGGGTATCGCTCAAGGCGATAATGAGATAAATACATATGTTATTGATTTTAGCGGAGATCTGCTTTACGACTTCTGCTTCCAATTATTGGATATAGATACCGGTGAAGGAAGTGCCGATTTTGTAACTGTCAATGCATATGATCATAATAATGTTCTTATAACGCTTGTTGCAGGAAATTTATCGGATCAGGGTGATAGAATTCAGTACAATGGCGCAAATGTTTTTGAGGGAATTGGTGCCTCTCCTACATTTTTTGGAAATAATCCAAGATCGAATGTTATCATTTGTTTTCCCGGAGCAATTCAGCGATTAGAAATTATTTACGATAGCAATGCCGGCACCAATGGTCAGTTTTTTGGAATTGGCGATTTTGATTATTGTTCTCAGGACTTTGACAATGACGGTATTAAAGATGATGCTGAAACAGACTCTGATGGTGATGGAATACTTAACACAGTGGAAGGATACACTCCAGGAGATGCAGATTCTGATGGAATTCCTAACGTTTACGATGCTGACTTTGCAGGAAGAGTAGATGCAAATGGAGATAATACAGACGATAACTTCGATAGTGACTTAGATGGCGCACCAGATGCCTTAGACCTGGATTCTGATGATGACGGGATCTTAGATTCAATTGAAAACTTACCAACCTCAGGAGGTTTACCGGCTAATACCGATGGGATAGATCAAAGGGATTATTTAGATAATGACTCGGATAATGATGGTGTTAGCGATTTGATTGAGGGGAATGACATTGATTTTAATGGAGTTGCAGATTTAGCCCTAGCTGGAACTGATGCGGATGGAGACGGGATAGACGATAATCTGGATATCGTTAATGGAATCTATGAAGTAGGAAACTTGACAGGTTCTGCAGCTATAGTAGCTGCGAATCTTGTGGATGACGATACAACACCAGATTATAGAGATACAGATGATGATGGAGATGGCATACTTACGTCTGCTGAAATACCTGATACTAATGGTGACGGGATCCCTGATTATATTTCAGCATGTGAAGATGGGTCTATATTAGATTTTGAAGATTTTACTGTTGGAGATACGCCAGGGCCTGTTTTCACCGTAGAAGCCTCAAACATCACATTTGACTTCACTGATCCTTCAGGATCTGCAGTTAATTATGAAATAGATAATGATATTCATGGAGAGAATTATGTTCTTGTTGGTCAAACGCTAGCTACCAATACAAATTTCTCCGAATTGTCTATCAAATTTGACCGTCCTTTAGAAGGCTTCTGCTTCGACCTACTTGATATTGACTTTGGTGCTGGCAACTGGCTCGATTCAATGGCTGTCAATATTTTCAGAGATGGAGATTTGGTTGTTTTGGATAGTGATAATATCATCAATGGCAGTTCCAACATCCTTAAAGACAACAACTTTATTGTGGGTAGAACAATCTCAGAAGATGATGAGTATTTAGCGAATGTCAGAATCTGTCTAAACCAAACAGTCGATTCTTTAGTCATCAAATATGCAGATCACATTGTTCCTGATGGATTTCAAAAAATAGGTATCAATGATTTTACCTGGTGTGGTATTGACCATGATTACGATGAAGTACTTGATATTAATGATCCTGATGACAACAACAATGGTATTCCGGATATTATAGAAGGTGGTGGTGTAGATCCTTCACTTGATACTGATGGAGATAAGATTCCTGACTATCTCGACACAGACTTTGCTGGTTTTACAGACACCAATGCGGATGGAATTGATGACCGAAGAGATTTAGATTTAGATGGTGTACCAGATCACATAGATAAAGACACAGATAATGATGGCATACCTGATGCTATCGAAGCTAATGGAGGATTTCTTCCAGCTAATATGGATGAAGACGGAGCATACCCCCCATCATATGCTCTAGCAAACGACTCTGATGGAGACGGAATCGTTAATGATGTAGACACATCTACCGGAGGCACTGCATTTACTAATCCAAACACGGATGGTGACACAGCAAATGATTTTAGAGATTTGGATAGTGACAATGATGGAATTATGGACCTGGTAGAAGCTGGTGGTGAGGATACCGATGGTAATGGTCAAATTGACAATTTTGTAGATGCTACTAATGATGGTCTTCATGACGCATTTGATCCAGATCTTTTTGGGACAACACTCCTAAACGGTAGTATTGGGAAATTCGCAAGAAATACAGATGGAGATTCACTTCCTGACTACCTGGATATAGATACCGATGAAGATGGAATTACGGATGACGTTGAGGCTCAATCGATCGCTGGGTATATAGCTCTTTCGAATGTAGATACTGATGGAGATGGGATTGATGATTCTTATGACACTGATTGTGCTCCATGCGGAGGTGTAACAGGAGTGGCTATTGTTCCTGTCAATACGGATAGCGATAGCAATGCGGACTATCGAGATACAGATTCTGACGATGATGGCATATCCGATAGTGTTGAAAGTAGAGACACAAACGCAGATGGTGTAGCTGATCAACTAGCTTCAGGGACTGATACTGACAATGATGGTCTCGATGACGCCTATGATGCTGATTGTGCGCCATGTGGATCTATCACTGGCATCACTGCTCCTAATCAAGATACAGACACAGATCTCACAGTTGATTTTAGAGATATTGATGATGATGGAGATGGAGTAGCAACCTCTGCCGAAGATTTTAATTCCAATGGAAACTTTGCTGACGATTTTACACAAGGCGGGTCTCCTACTCCAGATTACCTATTTTTTACCAATGATCCTGATGGAGACGGAGTAGATAATGCAACAGACTTAGATGACAACAATGATGGAGTTCCAGACTCACAACAGTCTGATGTAGTAGATACGGATGGAGATGGCATTGTAGATAGATACGACTTAGATATTGATGGTGATGGTATTCCAAATGCGATAGAAGCAAATGACGGAGTATTGCCTGCCAATATGAATGAAAATGGACAATATCCTACCACTTATGCTGCTGCTAATGATATAGATGGAGATGGGTTGGTTGACGATATTGATAATACAGATGGGGCTGTCACAAGTGGCACTCCTCTTCCTAATAATGATTTTGATGGTGATGGGCTAAGTGATTTTGAAGATGCTGATGGTGATGGTGACGGTATTCCAGACTCGATAGAGTCTGTAGGAATAGATACAAATGCAAATGGCATTCCTGATCTATTCACAGATTCTGATGGTGACGGAAATCCAGATTATAGAGATGGAGACTCAGATGGAGATGGCGTCTTTGATCTTAGAGAGGGACAGTCTACTGCTGGTTACATAGGAACTCCATCTGGAGTGGACACTGACGGAGACGGAATAGATGACTCGTTCGATGGTGATTGTACTGGTGCAAATTGTGGAGGAGTTACAGGTATTCCAATCATTGGTAATGATCATGACGGAGATGGTACACCTGACTTTCAGGATGATGACAGTGATAATGATGGCATTTCCGATCTAATTGAAGCCAATGATAACAATGCTGATGGGGTGGCTGATAATACTCCTTCTGGTGCTGACTTAAATGATAATGGAATTGATGACGACTTTGATGCAACACCTGTTGTACTTCAAAATACGGACAGTGATAGTGAGTCTGACTGGAGAGATAGTGATGATGATGGTGACGGGAGGCCTACATCTGATGAAAGTGTGGACACTAGCCCAGCTAATGGAACACCTGATTACCTAGAATCAAATGGTAACACTTGTGGACCAGGTAAGACAAACAATGGTACTGCCAATGCCTTTGCTGTAGCTACAAACAATGGAGGATCCAGAACAGGATCTGCAATTGGAGCTCCCGACTATGCAGGAAGTGGTGATAATCGCTTCACCCTGGCATTTATGGATGGAGCCGGTCAAAATTATACTCTTGACCTTGGAGAAACTGTAGCAGCAGGTTCTAACATTTCTATTGTGATGAGTGCAAATGAGGCTGCATCTGCTCAAACAGTTTCTGCTTCAACCGATAATGTTACTTTCTCGGGCGATGTTACCTTTTCTAATATAACCCAAAGAACAGGTTTTGAAACTAACGATTACACAGTCCCTGCTGGTGGAGCAAGGTATATTCGATTCTCTTTTGTTTCTGGTGTACCATATGTAGATGCCTTAACATTTAATAGTTGTGCAGATGATTCCGACAATGATGGAGTTCAGGATTCTGCTGATAATGATAGTGATAATGATGGATTGACAGATATGGAAGAAGGTAATGGAACAGACCCTTCTGCAGATGCGGATGGAGATGGAATATTGAATTTTCAAGATAATGACTTTGCTGGGTTTACCGACATAAATTCCGATGGTATCAATGATAATTTTGATCAGGATTTAGATGGCGTACCAAATCATCAGGATTTAGATTCAGATAACGATGGTATTCCAGATGCAATAGAAGCTAACGGAGGTTCATTGCCAGCAAACATGACGTCTGAAGGTGCATACCTTTGGTCATACATCAATGCGAATGATACGGATGGAGATGGTCACGCTAATGATGTTGATACGGATGATGGTGGTGTAGCATTGTCGAATCCAGACTCAGACAATGGAACGGGCTATGATGATGGTCTCCCTGATTTCTTAGATAGGGATTCAGATAATGATGGTATTACAGATGCCGCAGAAAACAATGGCGTTGACAATAATAGAGACGGGATATTGGACAACTTCGTTGATACAGATGGAGATGGACTAAATGACACAGTTGATCCAGATAATGGTGGCACTCCCCTAGTTATTTTAAATACAGATGGTGATGCAAATCCTGATTACCTTGATTTGGATTCTGACGGAGATAGTGCCGGAAACCCAGGATTGGGGGATCTATTTGAAGGTCATGATTCTAACTTTGATGGAACACCATCTTGGGACGATGATAACGACTTGATCCTGGATACCAATGAAGGAAACATTGATCTTGACGGTGACGGCATTTTGGATGCTTTTGATCCTGATCAAGGTGGTATTGGTGCTGCACTACCCAATGCAGATGGTGACGGATTGTCAAATTTCAGAGATGATGATGATGATAATGATGGAAACCCTACAATCTCTGAGGATACAAATGGCGATGGAAATTACTTCAATGATTTTACCGAAGGACAGAGTGGACAGTTTGCTAATGTGCCAGATTACCTGTACAATTCTGTCTCACCACTTCCTGTTGAACTGATAAGTTTCAAAGTGTCTTTGGATGAAAGAAATGCCGTTCTGGAATGGGTTACTGCCCAAGAAATAAACAATGATCACTTTGATATAGAATACTCCAATGATGGAATAGACTTTTTAAAGGTTGGTGAGGTTGAAGGAAATGGTACGGTGAGTTCAGTTTCTGATTATGCATTTACACATAGAGATTTAAACGCTGGATTCAATTTCTATCGACTGAAGCAAGTAGATTTTGATGGAGCATTTGAATACTCTGAAATCAAGCGTGTAAGCGTTGGGGCTTTTGAAGATATATCCGTAAGCGTTTATCCTAACCCATCTACTGATCATGCAACGGTAAAATTAAATTCAGGTGCAGCTACTCGTATCGAACTAGTAACTCTTAGTGGAACCATATTGAAATCAGTACAATATGAAGGAGGAACGACTGAGCATACCTTCGATGTAAGTAGCCTTAAGTCTGGGATGTATCTCATCCGAGTAAGTGGTCCGGAGCTTTCATCTATTAAGAGGTTGGTCGTTAGATAGTTTTAAGATACAAAGGATAAGCCTAAGCCTGATGATTTTTATAGTCAGGCTTTTTTATTGTTTACTCCTACTCGTTTTTGATATTCAATTACCGGCCTGAAAACAATAAACTAGAGGTTTAAATCAATAAGTATTATTGAAAGAGCATAAAAAAACCCTAACAATTTTTTGCTAGGGTTCAATATTATCTAAGAAATTTCTTACTTCTTCACAGCATCAACGACAGCTTTGAAAGCTTTAGGCTCATTCATTGCTAAGTCAGCAAGCGCCTTTCTGTTGATTTCTATACCTGCTGCACTCAATTTACCCATGAATACAGAGTAAGACATTCCGTGCTCTCTTGCTCCAGCATTGATACGTTGAATCCAAAGAGCTCTAAATTCTCTTTTCTTTGCTTTTCTATCACGATAAGCATATTGCCATCCTTTTTCAATAGCGTTCTTGGACACTGTCCAAACATTTTTTCTTCTACCAAAGTATCCTTTGGCGTGCTTCATCATCTTCTTCCGACGAGCTCTTGAAGCTACATGATTTACTGATCTCATTTTTGTTTTGTTTTGGCGATTGGTGTACTGACATTTTATCGTCTGTATCTTTCAACCAATAACCGGGTTTTACATTTAACCATCCGCCACCTGACGGATCTACTTAATTGAAATTACAGATTCAAAAGACGTTTGATGTTTGGCTCATCCGCCTTATCCACAACTGACATGTATCGAAGATTTCGCTTTTGCTTCGTCTCCTTCTTTGTCAAGATGTGATTTTTGAATGCATGCTTTCTTTTAAGTTTCCCAGTACCTGTAAGCTTAAATCGCTTTTTAGCACTAGAGTTTGTTTTAAGTTTCGGCATTTCTACTTATTCTAATTTAATTTATTTCTTCAATTGCTTAGGAGCCATAAACAAGATCATTCGCTTACCCTCCATTTTAGGAAGCTGCTCCACCTTACCATACTCCTCAAGTGCTTGCGCAAACTTCAGTAGCAAAATTTCTCCTCTGTCCTTAAAAACGATTGTTCTTCCGTAGAAATGAACATACGCTTTTACTTTAGCTCCTTCCTTCAAAAATTTGATTGCATGATTCAATTTAAAATTGAAATCATGATCATCCGTATTAGGACCAAACCGTATTTCCTTTATGACAGTTTTTTGGGCTTTGGCCTTAATTTCCTTTTGCTTCTTCTTCTGTTCGTATTTGAACTTAGAATAATCAATCACTTTGCAAACGGGCGGGTCAGCATTTGGTGAAATTTCTACCAAATCCAAATTTTGCTCTTGAGCAATTTTAATGGCCTGTTCTGTAGGGTAAACATCAACCTTCACGTTTTCTCCAACCACTCTTACCTGGCGTGCAGTGATCTTGTCATTTACCTTGTAAGGCTCTTCTTTTCTGATTCTGGAAGGGCCTCTTCTTCTTAGTTTAGCGATTGTACTCCTTTGTTTAAGTTGAACATTAAAAACAAAACGC is a genomic window of Marinobacter alexandrii containing:
- a CDS encoding T9SS type A sorting domain-containing protein — translated: MIKIVKSFFAFLIAFIFASVYLYAQDNCAARADFDWDDHTGTPTGNTYTDKTVDFAYSVSGSGGITFNDVGAFAELPTAFGVFNTVWGIAQGDNEINTYVIDFSGDLLYDFCFQLLDIDTGEGSADFVTVNAYDHNNVLITLVAGNLSDQGDRIQYNGANVFEGIGASPTFFGNNPRSNVIICFPGAIQRLEIIYDSNAGTNGQFFGIGDFDYCSQDFDNDGIKDDAETDSDGDGILNTVEGYTPGDADSDGIPNVYDADFAGRVDANGDNTDDNFDSDLDGAPDALDLDSDDDGILDSIENLPTSGGLPANTDGIDQRDYLDNDSDNDGVSDLIEGNDIDFNGVADLALAGTDADGDGIDDNLDIVNGIYEVGNLTGSAAIVAANLVDDDTTPDYRDTDDDGDGILTSAEIPDTNGDGIPDYISACEDGSILDFEDFTVGDTPGPVFTVEASNITFDFTDPSGSAVNYEIDNDIHGENYVLVGQTLATNTNFSELSIKFDRPLEGFCFDLLDIDFGAGNWLDSMAVNIFRDGDLVVLDSDNIINGSSNILKDNNFIVGRTISEDDEYLANVRICLNQTVDSLVIKYADHIVPDGFQKIGINDFTWCGIDHDYDEVLDINDPDDNNNGIPDIIEGGGVDPSLDTDGDKIPDYLDTDFAGFTDTNADGIDDRRDLDLDGVPDHIDKDTDNDGIPDAIEANGGFLPANMDEDGAYPPSYALANDSDGDGIVNDVDTSTGGTAFTNPNTDGDTANDFRDLDSDNDGIMDLVEAGGEDTDGNGQIDNFVDATNDGLHDAFDPDLFGTTLLNGSIGKFARNTDGDSLPDYLDIDTDEDGITDDVEAQSIAGYIALSNVDTDGDGIDDSYDTDCAPCGGVTGVAIVPVNTDSDSNADYRDTDSDDDGISDSVESRDTNADGVADQLASGTDTDNDGLDDAYDADCAPCGSITGITAPNQDTDTDLTVDFRDIDDDGDGVATSAEDFNSNGNFADDFTQGGSPTPDYLFFTNDPDGDGVDNATDLDDNNDGVPDSQQSDVVDTDGDGIVDRYDLDIDGDGIPNAIEANDGVLPANMNENGQYPTTYAAANDIDGDGLVDDIDNTDGAVTSGTPLPNNDFDGDGLSDFEDADGDGDGIPDSIESVGIDTNANGIPDLFTDSDGDGNPDYRDGDSDGDGVFDLREGQSTAGYIGTPSGVDTDGDGIDDSFDGDCTGANCGGVTGIPIIGNDHDGDGTPDFQDDDSDNDGISDLIEANDNNADGVADNTPSGADLNDNGIDDDFDATPVVLQNTDSDSESDWRDSDDDGDGRPTSDESVDTSPANGTPDYLESNGNTCGPGKTNNGTANAFAVATNNGGSRTGSAIGAPDYAGSGDNRFTLAFMDGAGQNYTLDLGETVAAGSNISIVMSANEAASAQTVSASTDNVTFSGDVTFSNITQRTGFETNDYTVPAGGARYIRFSFVSGVPYVDALTFNSCADDSDNDGVQDSADNDSDNDGLTDMEEGNGTDPSADADGDGILNFQDNDFAGFTDINSDGINDNFDQDLDGVPNHQDLDSDNDGIPDAIEANGGSLPANMTSEGAYLWSYINANDTDGDGHANDVDTDDGGVALSNPDSDNGTGYDDGLPDFLDRDSDNDGITDAAENNGVDNNRDGILDNFVDTDGDGLNDTVDPDNGGTPLVILNTDGDANPDYLDLDSDGDSAGNPGLGDLFEGHDSNFDGTPSWDDDNDLILDTNEGNIDLDGDGILDAFDPDQGGIGAALPNADGDGLSNFRDDDDDNDGNPTISEDTNGDGNYFNDFTEGQSGQFANVPDYLYNSVSPLPVELISFKVSLDERNAVLEWVTAQEINNDHFDIEYSNDGIDFLKVGEVEGNGTVSSVSDYAFTHRDLNAGFNFYRLKQVDFDGAFEYSEIKRVSVGAFEDISVSVYPNPSTDHATVKLNSGAATRIELVTLSGTILKSVQYEGGTTEHTFDVSSLKSGMYLIRVSGPELSSIKRLVVR
- the rpmI gene encoding 50S ribosomal protein L35, whose amino-acid sequence is MPKLKTNSSAKKRFKLTGTGKLKRKHAFKNHILTKKETKQKRNLRYMSVVDKADEPNIKRLLNL
- a CDS encoding T9SS type A sorting domain-containing protein, whose product is MRSNSLKRNLFLLSLLTAVTFFETKGQDCNCVASATDLTVTSGQTVVVNAYYSGSANAVAGSTSITIGAKRTIPGAFIDNAGTIASGDLLMIIQMQGAEIDPTISDITVTFVAGADDYTTSDYGDGPGGLDHEGFVDNGNYIAGQYEFVMATNAIGAGGGTLTIEDPLTNSYIANTTPIATIGKRSFQVIKVGNYNDLTVDTGGEITTVPWNGETGGIISIDALGTMNLNGTIDADFAGFRGGHLDLSGGDNSDPDNGFRGEGIAGSPTQVFGYNDDFTTIAGNTGLAQGYPGGTENIDCDIDFNGNVFNNINIVWTADRGQGAAGNAGGGGLLNNGGGGGSNGSGGGNGANEGTISSGGGAVIDLENGNRLILGGGGGSGGQTDVLNDGFPEDVNSGRPGAGSVLIRAGVLESTGATGVINANGDDGNTFAAANQVADDDGSAGGGGAGGTVIVITSSEDISDLTINSTGGDGAGLTGVQVFASPDGGGGGGSGGNVMLVRRGGEFTATPTIDVTGGALGATQGTPDDTSTGGDGAVTLLTTPPVASLDCPLIATAPAAPGGVDNAIIWFNPEQNVTYNGSNQVSAWNDFSASNFTATTTAVTGITGTTPDYIAGSFTDTETSSNPNFNFNSSISFNEGADNDDYLAFTAFNNLSTGEITSFSVVNFPAASPNDQTIYSYLPNDSQDDELDLGITNDGGSDGIRKRVLDNSIDRTGDLRNDETRIIATDYDNVDANIYLNNGSGTNAALVAGTLDVAGTFVIGQDLDDFTTPAFDNTRELRGQIGEVIYFSRILTDTERQKVSSYLGIKYGITIDQTTDQDYLNSVADPIYPVVTETASYAAFDNDIAGIGRDDGSGLSQLRSKSINTDAILTGSRAEGFAIDRQFLVWGNNDGGTTFNTTEISTGITNRIQREWRVATTNSPDPVDFSFDLSGTTSTPAVSDNVALIIDDDGDFSNGFLRTISANTWDGSTATFENVVLNDDEVMTVATVPSTPGGAPDLELWLKADAGTTGTNPVTVWTDQSGNSNGATAVANGPELQTNVINFNPALDFDDTNTESLRGANGGANTPSYYIVFQPDDQITDASGGQAPFGFDTPSANDNFGGLVLGSVTGAFAGEVITHVVGGSGARYRTGVSGITLGAGVPLLVAVRDNAPTATISDIFLGGTDVDNLLDATIITELDENYDIGRSNTGNAFSVNQFDGKVAELLTYNSQTSDTDHQKIQSYLAVKYGITLDGSEADYIASDGDFIYETVVVPADYNNDIAGIGRDDISELDQRKSLSINTGAIVTMAVTDNGGTFASPNAFTNNLSYLAWGNDNDDDGTIEDVTTEVPSNIVTRLDREWRVQEKGTVGNATLEFDISGVTANGGGDFTGRTATSFLLMVDDGGDFSNGISRSIAATAYDAVNEIVTFDVDFEDGDIFSLATSLVAPSPGGVSTSLQLWLKANVGVTGSAPITAWTDQSGNGNDATASGDPQLTSEGLNFNNTITLDGTGDELITALSINESVSPDLAVIAVYVPRIDNAGAVWGEDDGGFDRFLSDVTTDGCTDAVSNGTDCSDNNITDLFVTGSPSLTSVVFDEGAAAGSTVFVNGTSQTTFTSNHGTEASDNFTIGGIGSSASLFDGDIAEVIVYDQLLSTGTDRAQIESYLATKYGITLNNGDFDYVSAVGTVFFPGNSDADFASFRTDVAGIGRDDNANYEQLSSGSVNTTAILSVTKNEVFDGSDQYIMWAHNGSVVGSSGATDFPSGTESRLDREWRIKLTSSPSGTIDMTFDLSEATVDQASDLRLLVDSDGDFSNATVLSPAVSQNGSNYTFSSVDISNFSNKDFFTLATIDRASTPLPLDFLSFVVEESGGNSLLSWTTTNEVSVDRFEIERSGNGIDFETIGQFKANNISDAINSYEFSDNNPLNQINYYRIKQVDFDGVFEYTRIEFVIITNDAWEVSVYPNPTTNSLNIATTLPTSGRMKVIDMSGKIIMDYPAVNDRINTLNVSSLVKGIYHLEFDSILGIQRVRFIKN
- the rplT gene encoding 50S ribosomal protein L20, producing the protein MRSVNHVASRARRKKMMKHAKGYFGRRKNVWTVSKNAIEKGWQYAYRDRKAKKREFRALWIQRINAGAREHGMSYSVFMGKLSAAGIEINRKALADLAMNEPKAFKAVVDAVKK